In Gossypium raimondii isolate GPD5lz chromosome 12, ASM2569854v1, whole genome shotgun sequence, a single window of DNA contains:
- the LOC105763276 gene encoding tubby-like F-box protein 5 isoform X1, with translation MSLKGIMRELKELKDGIGNMSKRGDQSKLWRSRTRSHVAPDEAPLESQLSEQSPWANLPPELLLDIIQRVEESETAWPARAVVVFCAAVCRSWREITKEIVKTPEQCGRLTFPISLKQPGPRESPIQCYIRRDRTSSTYLLFYGLVPSEGESDKLLLAARKVRRATCTDFVISLVADDFSRASNTYVGKLRSNFLGTKFTVCDSQPPCGSMIQSAARLSRRFHSKQVSPRLPACNYSIGTVTYELNVLRTRGPRRMHCILHSIPVSAIQEGGTAPTPSALPQSLDEQLSPLHSSKGKELIVDTISPSILATPVFSPGSREPLALKNKAPRWHEQLQCWCLNFKGRVTVASVKNFQLVAAVEPSHNVSPEEQEKVILQFGKIGKDIFTMDYRYPLSAFQAFAISLSCFDTKPACE, from the exons ATGTCACTGAAGGGTATTATGCGGGAGTTAAAGGAACTGAAAGATGGGATTGGGAACATGTCAAAGAGGGGAGATCAAAGCAAGCTGTGGCGTAGCCGGACTAGATCCCATGTTGCTCCTGATGAAGCACCATTGGAATCTCAACTCTCAGAACAAAGCCCCTGGGCCAATCTACCACCTGAATTGCTATTGGATATCATCCAGAGGGTCGAAGAGAGCGAGACAGCTTGGCCTGCTCGAGCTGTCGTTGTATTTTGTGCTGCAGTTTGTAGGTCTTGGAGGGAAATTACAAAGGAGATTGTGAAGACTCCAGAGCAGTGTGGACGACTCACATTTCCTATCTCATTGAAGCAG CCGGGTCCTCGTGAGTCTCCAATTCAGTGCTATATTAGAAGGGACAGAACAAGTTCTACATATCTTTTGTTCTATGGTCTGGTGCCTT CTGAGGGAGAGAGTGATAAATTGTTGTTGGCAGCAAGAAAGGTTAGAAGGGCAACATGCACAGACTTTGTTATATCTTTGGTTGCAGATGATTTTTCTAGGGCGAGCAATACGTATGTTGGTAAACTAAG GTCAAATTTTTTGGGTACCAAGTTCACTGTATGTGACAGTCAACCTCCATGTGGCTCAATGATCCAATCTGCTGCTCGACTGAGTCGTAGATTCCACTCTAAGCAGGTGTCTCCAAGATTACCTGCATGCAACTATAGCATTGGTACAGTTACTTATGAGCTCAATGTTCTCCGGACACGAGGACCAAGGAGAATGCATTGCATTTTGCACTCAATTCCTGTATCTGCTATTCAAGAAGGAGGCACTGCTCCAACACCATCAGCTCTCCCCCAATCCTTAGATGAGCAACTTTCTCCCTTGCATAGTTCAAAAGGAAAGGAGCTGATTGTAGACACCATCTCCCCAAGCATCCTAGCCACACCAGTATTCTCCCCAGGCTCACGAGAACCATTAGCCCTTAAAAACAAGGCTCCTAGATGGCATGAACAGTTACAGTGCTGGTGCCTTAACTTCAAGGGGCGTGTGACGGTGGCCTCTGTTAAGAATTTCCAGCTGGTCGCAGCTGTTGAGCCATCACATAATGTATCACCTGAAGAGCAAGAGAAGGTAATCTTACAGTTTGGTAAAATCGGCAAAGACATCTTCACAATGGATTATCGATACCCTCTATCTGCTTTTCAAGCCTTTGCAATCAGCCTAAGCTGCTTTGACACCAAACCAGCTTGTGAATGA
- the LOC105763276 gene encoding tubby-like F-box protein 5 isoform X2, whose amino-acid sequence MIQGIMRELKELKDGIGNMSKRGDQSKLWRSRTRSHVAPDEAPLESQLSEQSPWANLPPELLLDIIQRVEESETAWPARAVVVFCAAVCRSWREITKEIVKTPEQCGRLTFPISLKQPGPRESPIQCYIRRDRTSSTYLLFYGLVPSEGESDKLLLAARKVRRATCTDFVISLVADDFSRASNTYVGKLRSNFLGTKFTVCDSQPPCGSMIQSAARLSRRFHSKQVSPRLPACNYSIGTVTYELNVLRTRGPRRMHCILHSIPVSAIQEGGTAPTPSALPQSLDEQLSPLHSSKGKELIVDTISPSILATPVFSPGSREPLALKNKAPRWHEQLQCWCLNFKGRVTVASVKNFQLVAAVEPSHNVSPEEQEKVILQFGKIGKDIFTMDYRYPLSAFQAFAISLSCFDTKPACE is encoded by the exons ATGATTCAG GGTATTATGCGGGAGTTAAAGGAACTGAAAGATGGGATTGGGAACATGTCAAAGAGGGGAGATCAAAGCAAGCTGTGGCGTAGCCGGACTAGATCCCATGTTGCTCCTGATGAAGCACCATTGGAATCTCAACTCTCAGAACAAAGCCCCTGGGCCAATCTACCACCTGAATTGCTATTGGATATCATCCAGAGGGTCGAAGAGAGCGAGACAGCTTGGCCTGCTCGAGCTGTCGTTGTATTTTGTGCTGCAGTTTGTAGGTCTTGGAGGGAAATTACAAAGGAGATTGTGAAGACTCCAGAGCAGTGTGGACGACTCACATTTCCTATCTCATTGAAGCAG CCGGGTCCTCGTGAGTCTCCAATTCAGTGCTATATTAGAAGGGACAGAACAAGTTCTACATATCTTTTGTTCTATGGTCTGGTGCCTT CTGAGGGAGAGAGTGATAAATTGTTGTTGGCAGCAAGAAAGGTTAGAAGGGCAACATGCACAGACTTTGTTATATCTTTGGTTGCAGATGATTTTTCTAGGGCGAGCAATACGTATGTTGGTAAACTAAG GTCAAATTTTTTGGGTACCAAGTTCACTGTATGTGACAGTCAACCTCCATGTGGCTCAATGATCCAATCTGCTGCTCGACTGAGTCGTAGATTCCACTCTAAGCAGGTGTCTCCAAGATTACCTGCATGCAACTATAGCATTGGTACAGTTACTTATGAGCTCAATGTTCTCCGGACACGAGGACCAAGGAGAATGCATTGCATTTTGCACTCAATTCCTGTATCTGCTATTCAAGAAGGAGGCACTGCTCCAACACCATCAGCTCTCCCCCAATCCTTAGATGAGCAACTTTCTCCCTTGCATAGTTCAAAAGGAAAGGAGCTGATTGTAGACACCATCTCCCCAAGCATCCTAGCCACACCAGTATTCTCCCCAGGCTCACGAGAACCATTAGCCCTTAAAAACAAGGCTCCTAGATGGCATGAACAGTTACAGTGCTGGTGCCTTAACTTCAAGGGGCGTGTGACGGTGGCCTCTGTTAAGAATTTCCAGCTGGTCGCAGCTGTTGAGCCATCACATAATGTATCACCTGAAGAGCAAGAGAAGGTAATCTTACAGTTTGGTAAAATCGGCAAAGACATCTTCACAATGGATTATCGATACCCTCTATCTGCTTTTCAAGCCTTTGCAATCAGCCTAAGCTGCTTTGACACCAAACCAGCTTGTGAATGA